A genomic region of Gossypium hirsutum isolate 1008001.06 chromosome D01, Gossypium_hirsutum_v2.1, whole genome shotgun sequence contains the following coding sequences:
- the LOC107922659 gene encoding protein STRICTOSIDINE SYNTHASE-LIKE 2 — protein sequence MASKPFIALATTVLFFSLIAVNHFGKPFHGKLGEMEIVPITDAVGPESVAFHPLGDGPYVGISDGRIIKWQPNEHRWISFGITSPNREGCEGTDDHETREHICGRPLGICFHESTGDLYIADAYMGLLKLGPAGGLATPIPTHAQPQPIPSTFTNSLDINQSDGSIYFTHTSSLYHRRNHIAVVLSGDKTGMLLKYEQESKQITVLLTNLSFPNGVALSQDGSFLVFAETTKCRILRYWLSTPKAGNLETLAQLPGFPDNIKRSPRGGFWVAIHSRRCKVLSWILSYSKLGNALIWVLPVDVITKAYSVMSKYLGSGLALRISEEGVVLETLELESGNKMSSISEVQEKDDHLWMGSINMPFLGVYRL from the exons ATGGCCTCAAAACCCTTCATCGCATTAGCCACCACTGTTCTCTTCTTCTCCCTCATCGCCGTCAATCATTTTGGGAAACCTTTCCACGGCAAACTTGGGGAAATGGAAATTGTCCCAATTACGGATGCCGTAGGACCTGAAAGTGTAGCATTTCACCCACTTGGAGACGGTCCCTACGTCGGAATATCCGACGGTCGGATTATCAAGTGGCAACCAAATGAGCATCGGTGGATCAGTTTTGGCATCACTTCTCCTAACAG AGAAGGGTGTGAAGGGACAGACGATCATGAAACAAGGGAACACATATGTGGACGTCCATTAGGCATATGCTTCCACGAGAGTACCGGTGACCTTTACATTGCGGATGCATACATGGGACTGCTAAAACTAGGTCCAGCAGGTGGCTTAGCCACTCCTATCCCAACGCATGCTCAACCTCAACCGATCCCTTCCACATTCACCAATAGCTTGGACATCAATCAATCTGATGGCTCCATTTATTTCACCCACACCTCTTCTCTTTATCACAGGAG GAACCATATAGCAGTGGTTCTAAGTGGGGATAAAACAGGAATGCTGTTGAAATACGAGCAAGAAAGCAAACAAATCACTGTCCTTCTAACCAATCTTTCGTTCCCAAATGGAGTGGCATTAAGCCAAGATGGCAGCTTTCTTGTGTTTGCAGAAACCACCAAATGCAGGATCCTAAGGTACTGGTTATCAACACCCAAAGCTGGAAACCTGGAAACATTGGCACAACTCCCAGGATTCCCAGACAATATCAAAAGGAGCCCCAGAGGAGGATTTTGGGTGGCCATTCATTCACGAAGATGCAAGGTTTTGTCATGGATTCTTTCGTATTCAAAACTAGGGAATGCTTTGATTTGGGTATTGCCTGTTGATGTCATTACCAAAGCTTATTCAGTGATGTCGAAGTATTTAGGAAGTGGGCTGGCATTGAGGATAAGTGAAGAGGGTGTTGTTTTAGAAACTTTGGAACTTGAGAGTGGGAATAAAATGAGTTCCATAAGTGAAGTGCAAGAGAAAGATGACCACTTATGGATGGGATCAATTAACATGCCTTTCCTCGGTGTGTATaggttataa